The Brettanomyces bruxellensis chromosome 8, complete sequence genome segment TGTTCCAGCATCCAAGATTATTCCCACGGTTAATGTTTCAAATTTGGATGAGGAACGCTGGCTTAGGAGCTTTCAGAAATATGAAGGGAAACTGGATGTGGAAAAAATGTGATATAACATCTTGGGAATatcttatttattatgtataCCGTTTTCTTATACATTATGACACGTAATAGTATGAAACATGTGAAGACAGGActtgtaaatttttttcaatatggAATTTCTGCTGTCGAAACGGAATTAGGAAAGTGCAAGACAATTCATATGGGAGATAAAGTATGTTGAAAAGCTCGCGAATTATGATCGGTAGGATAGAAGAACGTAGAGGACTAGAAGTGTAAGAAATGATCAGTCGGTTTTTGctacaaagaaaaaagggagaaaaaatggtGCCTTGCCAAATAATGTAGACCCAAGCAACAATCCACAAAAGTGGTTGGGAAAAATTTACggatcgaaaaaaaaaaaaaaaattacaagtTTCCACACCTTCTGAGATTTAAAATACAAAGACCACGGAACAATACTAACATCCAATAGTCCACATTTGTCATCAGCACAAGACGTTGTCTTGAATCAGAGGTGCAACAGATCACAGATATCGCACATAGTCGGTTTTGACTAACATTGCTTTTCCCCTATTTTTTAACATTcccttttcattttgagCATATctagcatttttttcatctcagATTCGGCGAACTTGATATTGCGCTTTGATAAATTTCCGTAACTTCAAATTAACAACTTCAGACTTGTGATCTAGGAATATCGGTTACAGTCCTAACAGCTTATTTAGAGGAATTTTTTTAGCTCTAGCAGAGAACAACTGAAAGACTTCATTTTATTCCAGCTTGACTTGACGTTAACAGGTCTatagcatttttttttttttggctctCGTGAGAAGGATAAACACATACCAATACAAATATGGGTATTACAGAATTTCTCGAAAACGCAATCTTAAACCCGGACACCTCAGCTCGTCAGGCGGCTGAGGCTAAGCTTGCTGAACTGGCATCCGAGAACTGGGTTGCATACTTGGGTCAGCTTGTGGAAGTATTAGGTGATGAATCGCAGAAGACAGAGGTGAGGATGTTGGCCGGTTTGGGAGCAAAGAACGAGTTAACATCGAAGAATGTCATTAAGAGGCGCCAGCAGGCAGAGAGGTGGCTTCAGATAGATACCGACTCTCGGCAAAAGATCAAAAACATCTCTTTGCAGGCTCTTTTGACCCAGGATGACAGGGTGGCGAATCAGGCAGCTCAACTTGTCGCGGCAATTGCTAGCATTGAACTGCCACGTGACGAGTGGCCCCAGTTGATGCACGTGATAGTGGAAAACACCAAGACGGATCGCCCAGTGAACGTGAAGCGTGCATCATTGTTGACAATCGGCTACATTTGCGAGAGTTCCGATCCGACAAATCCACAGGTTGCAGCACAGTCCAACGGTATCTTGATTGCAATTGTTCAAGGTGCCCAATCGTCGGAGCCCTCAGCCGTGGTGCGCCGTACTGCTCTCGAGGCCTTGGTGAACTCATTGGAGTTTATATCGGGCAACTTTGCAAGGGAAGGCGAGAGAAACTACATTATGCAGGTTGTTTGTGAGGCTGCAGCCACAGATTCGGATACTGCTCTTCAGGCGGTTGCGTTTGGTGCGTTGGCCAAGATCATGAGTCTCTACTACGAGTACATGGGTGTGTACATGGAGAAGGCATTGTACGGACTCACAGTCAATGGAATGAGAAGTGCCGATGACCATGTTGCCTGCATGGCGGTTGAGTTTTGGTCCACAGTCTGTGAAGAGGAGCTGGCCATCCAGCTTGGCGATTCTGGTGACGTGGCAGGTGGCAATGGTGAGCAGGGCATGGGGGAGAACGGGAACGGAAATGCAAACGCAAACGCAAACGCAAACGGATCGTCTCCTCTCCTGTACAACTTCGTACTTGTCGCAATCTCAGACGTCCTCCCTACGCTTCTCAGCCTTTTGATGAGGCAGAACGAGGATAGCGATGATGATTCGTGGTCTGTGGCTATGGCAGCAGGTGCCTGCTTGCAGCTTTTTGCACAGGATACCGGGAACTATGTGGTCAGGCCAACATTGCAGTTTGTAGAGCAGAACCTTGCTGGCCAGGAGTGGCGGCAGAAGGAGGCCGCAGTTATGGCCTTTGGATCCATCCTCGATGGTCCAGATCGCTCTGAACTACGTACTGTCATCGCCCAGGCACTCCCTGCCATCTTGCGGTTGATCACCGATGATTCTCTTGCAGTCCGCGAGACCGTGTCATGGTGCCTCGGACGTATCACGGATCTTGTCGTGGATGCCATCGATATCCAGAATATGTTACCGAACTTGGTCCAGGCAGTCTTGTTTGGCTTCCAGAACGATCCCAAAGTCGTCACGAACTGCTGCTGGACCCTCATCAACTTGCTTGAGCAGCTTTGCCACGATGCTCAGCAGCAACAGAGCTCTCCTCTTTCACAGTACTTCACGCAGCTTGTTCCTGCAATTCTACAGGTTAGTGGCCGTGATGATAACGACGGCGGTGCAAGGACTTCTTCATACGAGGCTTTATCATCGCTTGTCCTCTACAGTGCCCAGTGTGACGTCCAGTTTGTTCAGCAGATCGCCACCGAGGGAATAAACAGGTTGACTGCCACGATGAATAGTGTCGGTACCGATGCTGGCAAGGATGTAAGTGGATCCGCCGGGTTCCATGTGTCGGCCGAGTTGGAAGAGTTTCAATCCAACATTTTGTCGCTGATGACCAACGTCATTCGCCGGATGGGCACGGATGCTGCCTCTGCAGCAGACCAGCTTATGGAAATATACCTCAAGTTGCTATCAATGCAGCCCGGGGACTCGGTCATCGATGAGGACATATTCATGGCTGTTTCTGCTGTTGCGTCTGCCGTGGATGCAGACTTCGTGAAATACATGCCTTCGTTCTTGCCCTTCCTCACCAAAGCTCTTGAGGATGTCGACTCTCCGGTCTGCGATGCAGCTATCGGTATAGTAGTCGATATATGCCATTCTTTGGGCGACAAGTTCATTTCCTACTGCCAGGGATTCATGGCTATCTTGGGAAACACGTTGTCCAATCCACATGTCCGCCGTGAGCTCCGCCCGTTGATATTATCGTGCTTTGGCGATATCGCTTCTTCCATAGGAACGGAATTTATACAGTACCTTGATGTTGTCATGGGAATATGCAAATCCGCACAGAATTTGCAGGCTGTTCCTGAGGATGAGACGAACCCAGACATGTCCGATGACTTCGACGACTATCTTCTAAATGTGAGAGAGTCTGTTTTGGATGCCTATGTCGGAATAGTGGCTGGCTTGCACGATTCTCCAGACAGCTTGTTCCAGTACCTTGTTCAGATCGCGCAGTTCCTAATGTCTGTGTACACCGACCCGCAGTTATCTTCAAATGAAAGCGTTTCAAGGTCTGCAGTTGGCATGATAGGTGATTTGGCACAAATGTATCCGGATGGCCGTTGGAAGGAATTTTTCGCCCAGAATTGGGTTACCGACTTCATTCGCCGTACCAGGGGTAACCAAAACTTCAGCAAACTTACGAGAGATACTGCTAGATGGGCAAGAGAGCAGCAAAAACTACAGCTAAGAAACTGATAAGTTGGATTATTTGAGAAGCCgtcttttcttttacgGAAGACCTTAACGGGCTCTGATACTGAAACCAGCTTTTCATCTTAACCTTTTGTTGAaccttttatttttccgccCTCTTCAGATGATACAGAAAGTGAGATGCTACTGAAAGCAGTACCTTATATATGCGTTGCTTTACGAAATCGTTCTTGGTCGCAAGCATCAACACtcgatttctttttcttttctggttGTCGCCTTTTCAATTTGcttattttttacttttaatTTGTCTCTTCTATGATTCGTCCTTGTCTTTAACCTTTCCTCACCTTAATTTTTAACATTGTCCTTTTGCACTTTTACACACTCTTTACTTGCACAACTTTTTTAACAACTTCCCCATTTTACGTTATctcctttattttatttaatattcTGCATTaattttcacctttttcacctttttcaCTCTTTTGCTTTCCTCCCCTTTACTTTAATGACCCTTTTCCCTTTTACTTCCGTGATATTTTCACTATGACTCAATTCCTCGGTCTGTCGTCACATAATCCCTATATATGCGTGATGCCTCTCATCCCGCAATTTCGCGAATATTATTAATCCGCAGATTCGGTATAAATAGATAAATGAATCATTGATCCGTTATCTCGTATTACATGCTTTGCCATTCTGTTTCGCCTTACCCATCGTGTTGATTATGTTAATGAATTAACAATAGTATGTCTGCCTTCTCCGAAAAAACGTTTGATGCGGAGCTTTATTCAAAGTTCCGTCCAACGTATCCTGAAGCTTTTTATGATATGATTCTAGAGTACCACAAACAAACGGGTGGCGGTGCTAATTTTCTACTAGATATCGGCTGTGGTCCAGGAGAGGCATCTTTACCCTTAACAGGCAAGTTTAGAAACCTTATATTGACAGATATGTCCCCAACCATGATCTCTAGAGCCAGGAAAAATTGTAAAGTTACCATAGATAAATTAGTACAACAGAAGGCAAGCAATCCTGAACTTGATCATACTATCCCGGCAAGTATTAAGGTCGAGCAATCTGCCAGcgaaaatttgaagaaggttATTCCCAAAGATGGTACAATCGATTTGGTTATCGCTGCTGAATGTGCCCATTGGTTCGACTGGGAGAAATGGTTAGATGAAATGGCCAGGGTGCTAAAACCATCGGGAACCTTGGCATTCTTTTCGTACTGTGATCCTATATTTCTAGACGAACCACAACTTAACAAAATATACGATGATTTCACATACACCAACCCTAAGTTCATTGCCAAATATTGGCAGCAACCAGGAAGAAATCATCTCAGAAGTCTTAACAGGAAACTTAACGATGCACTTTCAAGGGATGACCGATTCGAGAATGTTAAGATTCGCTACTATGATCCGACCTCAGACGATCCAAGCATGTCAAATGCCAAAGATAAGATGACTATCCGTAAAACCTACACCTTGGAGCAGTTCTGTAATTATGTTGATACATGGAGTGCGTCACATGAATGGAATAATGCTCATACTGAAGAGGGAACGACGGCTGGACATGAAATGTTCAAGCTAATCACACAAGCAACGAACTGGAATGAAAAATCACAACTGACGGTAGACTGGAGGACAGTGTATGCTTTTTCCAAACGAGCCAATTATTGATATGTAAACCAATTCTCACCTATATCTACAAACCAATCTAAATTATACGCATTCAAATAACGGAAAAAAGTGGTTATATTATAGTACGTGTATACAGAGAAACTCATTAGAAGATCACTTACTCTTCGTCAACCTTGCCACCCTTTCTAGCAATGAGAGCCTTTCTGTTCTTGTCCAAGTGCAACTTTGTAATGACGACCTTAGATGGGTGAATGTTGATTGGAACGGCAGCACCGTTACGCTTTTCTCTGGTCAACTTTTCAAGCTGAATAACAAACTTCAATCTGTaaacagaagaaatagTACCTTCCTGGCCCTTCTTGGAACCTCTGACGATGAGAACTTTGTCGTCCTTTCTGACTGGAAGTCTCTTCACTCCGTATTTTTCAACTAAATCCTTTGACAATGGAGCAGACATCATCACTCTTCTAACGGAAGAAGGAGCGGTGAAGTAAGCCTTTCTCGACTTGAATCTGTCGGATGAAACGTCTATAATTAAGTAAAAAATGTTAGTAATTCGTTTTAACTCGACCATTTTCAATGTTGAAATATGAAGGTGTGGATGGTATCCCTGCTATCACAACCGTGAATTAATCCTGCAAGAAGAGATAGCTCAAGAACGATGAATCTTGTTTGTATATGCAAATAGAAAATTCGAATATAAGCTTCGTAGTCAGCAAATAATCCGCTGTAATTTGTTCCTTTCTCTGAGTACTAACTGAAAGCATGAACATTTAAAATCGTCTATCTAATTCTAATCTATACCTGCGACCTTTCGAACATGAAGAGCACGATACCAACAATTAATGCTTTCTATCCCAACAAAATCAATGAAACAAAACATACCTTGAGAAACCTTAGCCATCTTTATTTGTTGAAGGGATCTGTTGTCTCCTAATTACCGTTCGGTATTAACGTTATAACTTATGAAAATGTAAGTTCTCACACCTTCCTTTTCACTTCAGCTTCAAATTGATGGGGtcaaaaaacttttcaatattttttccctcttATTCTAGTTTATCTCGCATCTAGGGAGCGCGAGAGACTACtgaaaaaaggagaacACAGGAATAGCCTTTCGCGAATATCTCTCGGTGGTTTCCAAGGAATAACACCCGCGAGGTGTGAGGTGTGAATTGGACACCTCGATTTTTTTCACGTGACGATTAAATGCAAATGATCGACGCGACGAGATTCTCGTacttttttggaaagaaaaactcTCCCAAGGAATTTAGGAGGATTGAGCATTAGACTTCTGTGGCAGATTCacaattcaaaaattcatcaaaCTCTATGGCTTATTTTACTCTCACATCTCTGTGTTTACAATCTGTTATTATGTTCAGTGTGGTTACTGGTCATTATCAAGTTAGCTatagatttttttttcttgacaTTACTGAGAATCTCTTTCCAAATCGGTTTATTGATTAACAGTACTATCTAAGTTAGCTCTTATCGGAGATACCGTACAAACTAGATTTGACGAAACAACAAAGCATGTAATTAATAGAGGCACTACAGTGAAAGTgcaaaaaagtaaaatgtAAACATGACGGAAAAAGTAGCAAGAAGACGCTTGGCTTTTTCGGGACAGAATTCGttgtttcaaagaaaaatatttacacAGAAATAGAACCACGTAAAATGCGTTTGTtaaaaatacaatttaGTGTTGTTTACGCGTTGTTGGAAGAAGACTTCTTCTTGGATAAATTTGATTGGATAATTAACGCGTAAACAAACGAAATGAACGAAATATTCTagcatttttaaaaattttggcGTCTGGGCTCTTGCCTTCGTTGGAATATTTATCAGAAGCAATTTCCCACTTTTCGTGTTTTAATCCATTCCGATtattcacctttttttgtacattttttctgaagttctttctttctttgaaaacaaTTTAAAGGTTTAGTCGAACTATTATTTAATTAGTGTTCTACTTCTCCAAACATGTATGTTTTTAAAAGAGATGGCCGTCGTGAGCCGGTCAGATTTGACAAGATCACTGCTAGAATTTCTCGTATGTGTTACGGTTTAGATGAAAAGAGAATTGATCCTGTCGCCGTTGCTCAGCGTGTGGTTACAGGTGTGTATCCTGGTGTTACCACTATTGAGTTGGACAACTTAACTGCTGAAACTGCGGCATATATGACTACCATTCATCCAGATTATGCTACTTTGGCCGCCAGACTTGCCATTTCTAATTTGCACAAGCAGACTAAGAAGCCATTCTCTGATGTTATTGAAGATCTTTACAACTATTATAACCCAAAAACCCAGAAGAAATCCCCTATGATCTCTGAAGAAGTTTACAAGATTGTCATGAAGCACAAGGATGAGTTGAACTCGGCCATTAACTATGACCGTGATTTCAGCTATAATTACTTTGGCTTTAAGACCCTAGAGCGTTCATATCTGTTGAGGATAAATGGTAAGGTTGCAGAGAGGCCTCAGCATCTTCTTATGAGAGTTGCCGTTGGAATTCACGGTGATGATATTCCTAAAGTTTTGGAGTCGTATGATTTGATGTCGAAGAGATACTTCACACACGCCTCTCCAACATTGTTTAATGCCGGTACTCCACGCCCACAGATGTCGTCTTGCTTCTTAGTTGCAATGAAGGATGACTCTATTGAAGGTATCT includes the following:
- a CDS encoding uncharacterized protein (BUSCO:EOG09260HMA) → MGITEFLENAILNPDTSARQAAEAKLAELASENWVAYLGQLVEVLGDESQKTEVRMLAGLGAKNELTSKNVIKRRQQAERWLQIDTDSRQKIKNISLQALLTQDDRVANQAAQLVAAIASIELPRDEWPQLMHVIVENTKTDRPVNVKRASLLTIGYICESSDPTNPQVAAQSNGILIAIVQGAQSSEPSAVVRRTALEALVNSLEFISGNFAREGERNYIMQVVCEAAATDSDTALQAVAFGALAKIMSLYYEYMGVYMEKALYGLTVNGMRSADDHVACMAVEFWSTVCEEELAIQLGDSGDVAGGNGEQGMGENGNGNANANANANGSSPLLYNFVLVAISDVLPTLLSLLMRQNEDSDDDSWSVAMAAGACLQLFAQDTGNYVVRPTLQFVEQNLAGQEWRQKEAAVMAFGSILDGPDRSELRTVIAQALPAILRLITDDSLAVRETVSWCLGRITDLVVDAIDIQNMLPNLVQAVLFGFQNDPKVVTNCCWTLINLLEQLCHDAQQQQSSPLSQYFTQLVPAILQVSGRDDNDGGARTSSYEALSSLVLYSAQCDVQFVQQIATEGINRLTATMNSVGTDAGKDVSGSAGFHVSAELEEFQSNILSLMTNVIRRMGTDAASAADQLMEIYLKLLSMQPGDSVIDEDIFMAVSAVASAVDADFVKYMPSFLPFLTKALEDVDSPVCDAAIGIVVDICHSLGDKFISYCQGFMAILGNTLSNPHVRRELRPLILSCFGDIASSIGTEFIQYLDVVMGICKSAQNLQAVPEDETNPDMSDDFDDYLLNVRESVLDAYVGIVAGLHDSPDSLFQYLVQIAQFLMSVYTDPQLSSNESVSRSAVGMIGDLAQMYPDGRWKEFFAQNWVTDFIRRTRGNQNFSKLTRDTARWAREQQKLQLRN
- the RPL26A gene encoding 60S ribosomal protein L26A (BUSCO:EOG09265DAV); its protein translation is MAKVSQDVSSDRFKSRKAYFTAPSSVRRVMMSAPLSKDLVEKYGVKRLPVRKDDKVLIVRGSKKGQEGTISSVYRLKFVIQLEKLTREKRNGAAVPINIHPSKVVITKLHLDKNRKALIARKGGKVDEE